TCGTTGAACAAATCTTTTGATTCTAAtcattcagtacactgaaaacaactccCTTGCCCGTACActagtttgtatgtttgtgtagcATATAGCCGTCACCACAGTTCCGTGCAGCcatgctatgacgaccccgtcgaagaggtactatgaagtaatggaaaacgttGTGCCTGATTGAGCCGAGTTGTGCCAGAACTGTATCATGGGAAAGCGTCATTAGTTCACTTATGCCTTGACCGGGTATTTTGCACAATTAAGGAAACAGCCAAaagtggacattattccagacctgcagcattATATCTTCACATAACTGATAAACATGGCCTCATTCCACTCCTGAGACCACTCACacataacaataaaagcatgtaagaTAAACAGGTTATTCAAGTTAAGTATACGCTTTGGAGTCTGTAACGACACAAAAGTTTGCAGCTCCCCAGTCAGCAGTTAAGAGGAAACCTACAACAACCATGTACATAACATTGTCAAATAGAATAAAGACCTTTCATACACACAGTTTAACATTATTAAGAAGTATAAACACCACGTtggtataaatatatatgtcaCCAGCAGAGAATATAATAGAATTTTGTCTGCTGACTACGTTTTCTATTTTTGCCACCTCATTGCTTATTTATCTTAATCCTATAAACTAATAATCCCATATTGCCACGGTGGCCAGCTCACATCAGTTCACTTGATTTTGTTATGCTTTATTATGTTACAACTGGCCGTTATATATTTCTTCATGCATGTACAAACCTAAAAAAATCACTTTGtataagcaaaaaaaatgccaaatgACTAATTAAGGAAGGAAATAATGTAGCTTGAAAATCATGAAACTGGCAGAAAAACAGGCCAATTACCTCAGTCTGATTCTCTCCTGGGAGGAAAGACATCCTGCAGTCACACACTTGTCTCCTTTCAGCAAATTAAAATAGGAGACTCACCAGATTTACAAAGAAAGGAGACATGCATGTTTCAGATAATGGCACACACAGCCACTGACATGTAAATGATTGTTTAATTATATGATGGTTTAGAGGCAACAGGAACACATTATTTGTTAGATATGGAATATCTGGTGATCTGTTcggggtgtaccctgcctttcaccttgtgtcagctgggactggctcccactcctctcatgtggaggataaagcagtagaaattGAAATAATGAATTCAAGGAatgtccatctgtgtgtgcatgtctgccTATGGGTTGCTTTGATGTCATGGCAACAGTTGGTGTTGCTTTAATATGTCActgttcttcttctaataatttccagcaggctgtgTCTCCCGAAAGGTTCAATGCTGCCCCCAcaggaaaaaaagtaaattgtgtaaaagtaaaagtgcctCAAGGATGGATTATGGAATGGGCCTATCAGGCCCAGGGGCCCCACTACTATGTTATTCATCTCGATATTTCAACCCTGAACCCAAATAACTCTGGTTATGTTCTTTGATAGATCTTAATAGGGCCCCTTGATCATATACCACGGTTTGTTATTCACCCTTTATATCTAAAAGTGACCCCTCAGCCAAATAACATTGGTTATTTTATTTgagattttaaatcaatttccttttctttttctttaggAATTTGCTGTTGGTGCAACCTTAGtttgaacaaaaaaatgtttattaatttGTCCATCTATTTCTATGTACAGCACACaacgttgtgtttttaaatgtatttattatctTAATAGGACCTCCCAGTCATGCACCATTGGTTTAtgttacatcacattacatgtcatccaaagcgacttacaatggaattgagtacaatcagccaggggtggagttgaacttgtgaccattgagaccatgatgtcttttgcacacagaaTATAGGTGTCAATAGAGGGCACATGTTCGAGAGCTCGCGGGGGCTTTTTCTATCTGTGCTCACAATCTGTCCCCGATCTTACCAATGAAACCTGTTAGGGGTTATGCAGAAACGATATATTAATTTTAAGTAAGATTTAGCTAACTTACTAAACCAGTCTGAGAGGGCCCCCCTTACTTGTGGTGTACCCCAGGGCTGTTTTAGGGTCCATCTTACTATCTACATGCTGCCTCTGGGATCAATATTCCCAAAAACATGGTGTATTTTTCCATTGTTTTACTGACAATGTGCAAATGTATCTACCACTCAAATGGGGAAACAGGGAGTCTTTTCATTAATGATGTCAGAACATGGATGACTCTAAACTTTCTTCAcctaaatgaaaataaaaccgaAGTCATAGTGTTTGGTCACCCCGATCGAGTGGATGTGGGTGCATTGGTTCCTCTGGCCCCAAGAATTCACACTCGTTAAGTCAAGAGTTTTTCAACTAAGGCTTATCGCCAAGGTGAGGGCCCATCTCCCTCGCAAGGTCTTAGAGACACTAATCCATGCTTTTATAACATCTCAGCTGGGTTATTGTAATTCTTTGTATGTTAGTTTCAGCGGCCCCACGGccctcatttggaggataaagcacaAGAcgaatgaacaaatgaacattGAATATTTGGTTATTGATTCTCTACAGAGGTGGCCCAGGGTGTAAGCGAACCAGTAGCATATTGACATATTATATCTTGAGATGTTTTACTTAACTTTTCTTCTTACTCAAGTTTAGTATCTCCACAGTTAGggtttcactttgaatacaaaaGTACAAATTAATACTGGgccatttttgttattttactttgGTGTTACATTGTGTATCAATAATAATGAAGCACAGGCTACTccgaggtggtgggaggggagCCCCataaggcttgggccggccctgatCCTTagacaaaatgacaatattCTTATGAACTTGCCAATTTACCACATTGCTGAATACATCAAAAAGGGAAACGATGTAAGAAGGGATGTATTTAAGCCTGCTAGGTTTGAGCAATTATCAGGCCCACATAACTTGTTTGAGTCCATAGTGAAATATCTTCTCTGCAGTTTTCAGTTGTATCTTAACTTATTTGTTCCACTACCCTGGAGAAGTAACTGGTTTACGATGAATGCTGTGTAATCAAATGCAAACACTCAGCATGATCATTTTATCCTTTTCCTCAGAGTCAGCTGCTCTTTCGGTGCCTGTCGACATAGAGACCTCTGCTCCAGATTGCACACCAAACCAACTTTCGACCAGGTGAGATAATAGGTTAGGTTAGTTTTTTCACTATCACTTTGATCATGATCTGTGCTgaattgtgcattttttttcatttaagtaAATATTTCAAGTTTATTATTGGAACTGGTAAGTTTTCCTTACTGTAGACAACTGTACAGCTGATGATTTGATTCTTTCCTATTCTTTCTTATAACCACTAGGTGCCATCAGTGACATGGAGATGCAGACGCACtatgatgactttttttgagGCAAGTCATTCTGAAGATCGTGTCGTCCTGGTCTTCATTTAACCATGACCACCACTTTCTCACTTGTGCATTTCCtttaagggttaagggttaagggaAAATACTTCAGCTGAAACCattctttttaaaatcatcacATAATTGTATTAGAGCTAAAGTTTTGTTGTGTCCAAACTGAATCCTCACGTGATTTAGATAAATAGCAGTTTTATGTAGAAACAAAATAAGGATTCTTACACAATCAGATAAGAGTTAATCCGTTAAGAATAAACATCCAGAATAATTAATGCTGCTACAACTTTTGCTGCTTAAACAATGAATCCAAGTGTTCCAAAGGTGGCTGTTCCCAGTACCTTTAGTGGGAGATATAAGCACTATGAATACATGTGATTATTCTGATTTTAGgagaagaaagaagtgaaggaaatggaggaaatgaacataatgtttttttcttgtatccAGAGCCAGTAAAACGTCTCTTCGGCTGCATCGTCTTCATGGTTTCAATAAAGGACGCAGAGAATGCTGTGACAGACGTGAATAATGGGGGGTTCTACGCCGAGCTCTTCACTGAGGCTTGCTGTCGTCACTATGAGATGGGGTGAGTAAGATAAGACcaatcatatactgtatatgtttattCAACCAGGAAAAAGGGTATTACTTCGATGTATAATGTCTTTCAGAAGTGTCTTGTCCACTAATTATATCTGAGAGACGCACATTATCTCTGTGTCAGTGACCCCTTCAAAAGTAAAGATGTCGCTCAACTGCTGCCTTCCAACTGTTCACTATAAAAGCTCCATTAAAAGGATTTGTGCTTATCAGCAGGACATTCAAAAAGAGCTGCATGAACTTTAATATTCTTGCCTAATAGACCTGcaataattgattgattgatcattcatttattactaAATGAGTGACTGAGGAGGTGGCTGGGACCTTGAGAGACATCACTCCATGACCTGGGGAGGCGATGAGTGTCTGCTCTGGTCAGGAGGGGTCAAGAGAAAAATAGGAACCTTCAGTAGGGGTGCGCAATATGAGCTCAACATCtcaataactaaataaaaattcatGGCAAAATTCCAGAGAATTCCACAAtatgtgtttgggtttttttatttggaaCTACATTTtagtttacaataaaaaaatgtgacaaaatgaatCGATAAATAACAAAAGCAGAGTGAAATAGCTAATTATAATGAGAATTGAGTGGTGGGCCATATGAAATCGATTTAAGACAAAACTGCGAACCACGAGTTTGAGACATCTGCTTCAGAGATGGCGAGCGTTCAGGATGATTCTGAAGCACAAGCTATGAGTGCTGGGCCATTCCATCCCCAGTCTCCTATTTAAGTTTGTACCCTCCGGATGTGTTCTAGGATTCACTGAAGGGTTACAGAGTATAAAGCAGGGACCGCAGTGATGCCCATGTTTTATCCTTGATTCCTGAAAATGACTTTCTTCTCATTAATTCAACTTTCATTTTTACTTGAAATGGCTGATATGAGTTTTGCTTGTTTAATGgtcatatgtatacatatatacatatacatatatatatatatatacatatatgtgtatatatatatgtggtgACTGTTTCAAGTGTTCCCACTACTGTTTACACCAGTATGCTTAACTTGCACGTACTCacactcattgtctaccactatatcgtccacatgagggtcgcaggtggctggagccaatcccagctgccaTAGTTTTGAAAGCAAAGTCCTAACAGAAGTGCCCTCAGTTGAACTGGGATTCGAACTGGTGACAATTTGCTCCCGACTGCCACCCAGTGACGTGTAGGAGTATCACTCTACCCGTCACTGCATTGCTGGCACAGGTGCTGAACAATTACATGCAGACAGTGactaaacaatgttttattttattgcattctTCCCCATATGTATATTTGTTGTATCTGTTATGAAGTTGGGGTCTGaagtagaaaatgtaaaaataatgggAGAAGAAAGACATTCAGGCTTTTAAAGGTTTGCTTTTCTCAGGTTATCAAATACAAACAGTGTACATTGTATTTTatgtcatatatttatttataaagtgcttAATAGGCATAGATAGTCATAATATGTAatcatggtggtggtggtggaggaggagtatTCCTACACCAGGTTGAAAGCTGTTATTTACATTATGCACACAAGTCCTATAAGTTGATACAACAACCTCCTACCCATGGTGGTTAAACTGAAATCATAACAGTGAGCAGGTGACTCCAGCATCTTCACTGTGGTCACAGTTGTGCACATCCCTTCCGATATGAGAGCACTGCAGCAGAGACTCCTCTGTGCCTATGCACTTCAGATTGTCCAGCAGGATTGCTCCTGTCCCTTGACCAAAGAAAGCCTCGTTCCAGACCTCTAAGACTTCGCCACAGCCCATCTGGCGACACACCACCTGAGCGTCACGCTGGTCCCACGCATCATCGCACACCGTTCCCCAAGCATAATTCAGGTACATCTCCACCCGACCCTCACACCGGTCCCGGCCACCCACCAGTCTCAGCATTCcttgagaaaagaaagaaaagtcacaTAAATTCACTGTGATTTTATATCAAATTGGCCGATTTTGTGTTTAATGACGTGTGACGTATTTGGGCTATACCTTCACCAGTTGACCTCCCCATGGGTTGGCCATAGGTTATGACCTCAGTCTCTCCTACAGTAACCGTGGTGGGTGATCTAGGAGTTGTGCTTTCACTCTCTAAGGGGAGCAGGGAGAAAAGCAGTGATCCTTTAGTGCCCTGAGCATACTCAGGAAATACCAGGAAACATCGCAGAGGCATTAGCCAGGCTCTTTTATAATTATCCTGCTGATCAATATAGGAAGGCTTTTACTTGGTTCCCTTAAGGAGAGAGTGCACTTTGCAAGGGCTCATGATTTGGTAATGGTTTTGTAATGCAATGCTAATAGCACTACTTgtcccacacatgttatatgcCATTTGCCCATTCAAACTACCTGCTGAAAGCATGTGATGCTATGACTTAGCGTCTCAACCTCATGTGACGCCGATCACGTGACACGCGGCAGTGTCTGTAAGCCATATTCTGTCAACAGCGGGAGACTGGGGAAGTGAGCAGACACACCAATGTGGTGGTAGACCTCCAATCTCAGTTAAGGGAGCTATTTAAACGAAGGCGTATGCTGTTGTTCTGGgttttttgcattgttttgttttaactcgtgtcagtgtttgattttccaTGTAAATATCGACACGGAAAATAAAGAACATCCTCTCATTGCAAACCTCCGCTGCATCGTCCTTGGCTAAAACAGACCTCTCCACCTTGAGGTGCAGATTAAAACGATTAAAAAGAGCCTGGCATTGCATTTAAGTCTTACCTTCACAGATAACACCAGCATCCTCAGGATGTCCACAGTTGTGTAGACCCCACCCCGGGAAGTCGCAGTCTGTTATCGCCCTTTCATTGCCCCTGCAATCCACATTGTCCATCAAGATTTGTCCAGAACCTTGGCTGAAGACTGGACCGGGCATGGCTGCTATAGCTTTTCCACAGCCAAGCTGTCTACACACGACCTTGGCGTTGAGTATATTCCAGTTATCATCGCACACTGTCCTCCACTCATTTTTGTATTGGACCTCTACACGACCCATACAGCGATGGTCTCCGTCCATTAAACGAACAGGTGGTGGAGCTGTCGGAATAGATTGATTAAAACACCACTGCAGTATTtctatataaaatatacacaggTTAACAGGTTTTAATTTATAGTCTGTAGTTTTGTAGGTGCCGGTACCTGCTTTGGTGGTTCTGGTTACAGACTTTGTGGTTGGTGACGTGGTGACTGAAGTACTTTCTGTTGCTAGAGGAAAGATGTCACACATGACAACATTACTTGGCGACTTAGGGCATCACAGTATCTGTTTATGATGACAATGGAGCTGCTCCACCACTGTGATTTGTGGCATTGTGCTACAACACAGCTAAAGACAATTGAGGTTTCATGGTCATTTGGCTAAACTACACAtcatttccttaaaaaaaatatatttatacagtGGAAGAACATGAAGATTCAATGGAGGAAATGATTAGATTGATGATGATTTGCGTTTGCTGTACTGTGTGGTCGTTTACCTTCAGTGGTATATGTTTCCGTCTGGTATTCAGTGGAAACAGGATCCTCCGGAGTGCTGAAGCCTCAAGTggacagaaatgaaaatgagcacATTTTATATCTACATCAGAacttctactgtcatttttatcTCAGAGAAGTCTTGAAATTGTCAAACATGCATTCACGTCCTCGTGTTTGGTGTTCTACAGTTCTCAACAACTACTTAGGCAACATTCCCACTTTCACTTAATTTTTGAATACACTTTAAAGGTTATATTATTGACTTTAacccaaacacagacatttactGTTGCTTGAAAATGACTCCCTCTGTCTTTGGTGATCCCTTGAATTGAATTTTCCCTTCCCGCCTCCATGAAATTGACATTTGTGGTTTTCAGTGCAGAAACTAGTAGCATGGTACAtttgtgatgataataatgatgtcgATTTACAATCGTCACCATGCAGTGACAATGAGATCAGCGTACCATGGCAGGTGACTCCAGCGTCCTCGTGATGGCCACAGTTGTGAACCTTCCAGCCTCCGCTCTCGCACGTGCTCAGCTCCAACTCATGTCCCTTGCAATCAACATTGTCCAGGTGTATCGGGCCGGTCCCTCGTTTAAAGTAGGCGTTGGTGTGTGCAGAGATGGCATCGCCGCATCCCAGCTGTTTGCACACCACCATGGCATTTTTGAGGCTCCACATATCGTCACACACTGTTCCCCATTTTCCACGGTAGTAGATCTCTACTCGGCCCTCGCAGGCATGTTTTCCATCCACCAGTCTGATGCTGCCATCACCTACACCGAGAGCAAGTCAGATTTTGAAAAGTTTTGAAATTTAGTTATCGTTATCAAAATAAtagatgattcatttagtaatctgtacgagtgtttttttttctttcgatTATTATCCACAGCTTcttacatgtaaatatgttgtggtttctttgcttcatgtaacaaagaaatcattaaaaactgaataattttggtttgtcgacaaaacaaaacattcaagaacatcgtcctttccaggtttggtaaacacagatcaaacatttttcaacattttctgaccaaaCATGTACTCGATCAATAGACAGAGTAATCGATAATGAACATAGTTGTTCGTTGCATCGCTAAGGTTTTGACTTGGACACTATGGAACAGTAACTGTAGGATTTGTGTGTGAACGGAAGTGTAAATGAAGACGCTAATACAGATAATGGAGAAGGGTGTGGGCCTGTACAGTACGTACTTGGGCTCAGAAAACATCTGACATGTCATTAGACACAGATATTGTCACTGTATGCCTTGGCTTACACAACACACCCTCAAAAGAAACTCTTAGGTGTTCAATCCTTAATCTGGAATTTGCATTCCCAGTGGATTTCATGAGGgcggtcatttaaaaaaaatcacttgttaaccaaatttaaaagaaaaacaatagtgTGAACACAAcaaagggggtgggggggctggAATTCAAGAGTGTGCCTGAggcatgtttttctttgaatgtACAAAAGATTTCTTTCCATTCCGCCAAAGAAAATCCCTTTGATGTAGTCTAAAAT
This genomic stretch from Solea senegalensis isolate Sse05_10M linkage group LG13, IFAPA_SoseM_1, whole genome shotgun sequence harbors:
- the LOC122780052 gene encoding scavenger receptor cysteine-rich domain-containing group B protein: MVSQAAMRSQRVVESECRCWNPAVWLLVSLLGTLILVVIGVLLRFGDVKINKRALYNHGGQTSTGTQYQVRLVNGETRCQGRLEVLYNGQWGTVCDDEWDIVNAKVVCQQLHCGMAVHGKSFGQGKGSILLDNVKCKGNEMALSECRNVGWGNHNCYHFEDVSVTCKEPTNMAGRGFGNYTSPTSQSSLRDGSIRLVDGKHACEGRVEIYYRGKWGTVCDDMWSLKNAMVVCKQLGCGDAISAHTNAYFKRGTGPIHLDNVDCKGHELELSTCESGGWKVHNCGHHEDAGVTCHGFSTPEDPVSTEYQTETYTTEATESTSVTTSPTTKSVTRTTKAAPPPVRLMDGDHRCMGRVEVQYKNEWRTVCDDNWNILNAKVVCRQLGCGKAIAAMPGPVFSQGSGQILMDNVDCRGNERAITDCDFPGWGLHNCGHPEDAGVICEESESTTPRSPTTVTVGETEVITYGQPMGRSTGEGMLRLVGGRDRCEGRVEMYLNYAWGTVCDDAWDQRDAQVVCRQMGCGEVLEVWNEAFFGQGTGAILLDNLKCIGTEESLLQCSHIGRDVHNCDHSEDAGVTCSLL